A single genomic interval of Gossypium raimondii isolate GPD5lz chromosome 11, ASM2569854v1, whole genome shotgun sequence harbors:
- the LOC105802413 gene encoding protein transport protein Sec61 subunit gamma translates to MDAIDSVFDPLREFAKDSVRLVKRCHKPDRKEFTKVALRTAIGFVVMGFVGFFVKLIFIPINNIIVGSG, encoded by the exons ATGGACGCAATTGACTCAGTTTTTGATCCGCTAAGGGAGTTCGCTAAGGACAGTGTTCGTCTCGTCAAGAGATGCCACAAGCCCGATCGCAAAG aaTTTACGAAGGTGGCGCTCCGTACAGCGATCGGATTCGTGGTTATGGGATTTGTAGGATTTTTCGTCAAGCTCATCTTTATCCCCATTAACAACATTATTGTTGGATCCGGTTAG
- the LOC105802412 gene encoding uncharacterized protein LOC105802412 has translation MRFKKQKRHRKTVRFFCVCFGFRQPFKVLCDGTFVHHLLHNDLTPADKALSNCLSAPVKLFTTSCVLAELKKLGAAQSASFQAARKLAIARCDHEKVVSADACIAEVIGENNSEHFFVATQDADLRKKLQKVPNVPLIFGLRNALFLEQPSKFQRDFVKSSEEKRLHLTEKEYKALEKRTTSVSANADEEDSGDEEGLGHHNPGLQPHDTRNYSGKERDVKDRVRFKRKKAKGPNPLSVKKKKGHENLNRASGKEVKGDDGNGENKRKRKRSRRGKTVAGADV, from the exons ATGAGATTCAAGAAGCAGAAGCGTCACCGGAAGACAGTGAGATTTTTCTGCGTGTGCTTCGGTTTCAGGCAGCCATTCAAGGTTCTTTGCGATGGAACTTTCGTGCACCACCTTCTTCACAATGACTTAACACCCGCTGACAAGGCTCTCTCCAATTGTCTTTCTGCACCTGTCAAGCTTTTCACCACCAG CTGTGTTCTCGCAGAGCTGAAGAAACTCGGTGCTGCTCAGTCTGCATCTTTCCAAGCAGCTCGTAAACTCGCAATTGCTAG ATGTGATCATGAGAAGGTGGTCAGTGCTGATGCTTGCATTGCGGAGGTCATTGGAGAAAATAATTCTGAGCACTTTTTTGTTGCTACCCAGGATGCTGATCTCCGAAAGAAACTTCAGAAG GTACCTAATGTTCCTTTAATATTTGGCCTACGAAATGCCCTTTTCCTTGAGCAACCATCTAAGTTTCAGCGTGATTTTGTCAAATCTTCTGAAGAAAAACGCCTTCATTTGACTGAGAAGGAATATAAGGCATTAGAGAAGAGGACGACTAGTGTTTCAGCAAATGCGGATGAAGAAGATTCAGGTGATGAAGAAGGTTTGGGTCATCACAATCCAGGGTTGCAGCCACATGATACCAGGAATTATTCAGGGAAGGAAAGAGATGTAAAGGATAGAGTTcgatttaaaagaaagaaagctaAG GGTCCAAATCCGCTTTCAGTTAAGAAGAAAAAAGGCCATGAAAACCTGAATCGTGCATCTGGGAAG GAAGTTAAGGGTGATGATGGCAATGGTGAGAACAAGAGGAAAAGGAAGCGGTCTCGCAGAGGTAAAACTGTTGCTGGGGCAGATGTGTAG
- the LOC105802408 gene encoding LRR receptor-like serine/threonine-protein kinase RPK2: protein MAFLWFLLFSFSFTLSKSSTPDSAILLSFKDSIFYDPSNLLSTWNSSSSHCSWYGVKCANSSDKVIALSLPHNGLSGEIPGVIGDLKFLQVLQVQGNKFSGQIPVQISSISSLNVLNLSFNSFSGHIPDKLIGNSNLKVIDLSNNLFSGRISVDNSSRCEFLTHLSLSNNSLVGNIPPEIGNCKNLRTLLLDYNLLEGKIPAEIGQITELRVLDVSRNSLTDEIPKEIADCKKLSALVLTNLIDFGSDAKTSYMDGFRGEFNAFDLGVPFELFSHSSLEVLWAPRANLRGRLPAKWSEFCSLRVLNLGQNYFDGMIPESIVMCKSLTFLDLSSNNLFGYLPWKLNVPCMTYFNISRNNISGNIHGYNRKGSCDGSMVSQVLASSSTWVEFKYGNLPFWGSKMGLMMDESFAVVHDLSWNSFTGSIPVFFIADQLLASDSKFSYRLLLNNNMFNGSSHKELISDCDKLQSVSVNLNENKIVGGMGKTFFLDCVRLIEFEAAYNQIEGSIDPCIGNLTMLEWLDLRGNRLSGSLPNQLGKLKNLTWISLGENNLSGEIPPELGQLALLKVLDLSHNFLTGSIPASLTNAGNLETILLDHNRLYGEIPPSFSLLSHLTVLDLSFNDLSGSIPRLQHQTNCSSFRGNRLLQECLFSAVPPGGPRGPSKFQKGRNSEPLIIAAITSAFVLLCMVAVVVIICRFRRKKVRRLGALEEKVVVTFADAPNELNYDNVVSATGNFSTRNLIGMGGFGSTYKAELVPGYHVAVKKLYIGRFQGVQQFDAEIRTLGRIRHKNLVTLIGYYVGENEMFLIYNYLSGGNLETFIHDKSGKNEQWLVIYNITVDIAQALAYLHYSCVPRIVHRDIKPSNILLDENLNAFLSDFGLARLLEVSETHATTDVAGTFGYVAPEYATTCRVSDKADVYSFGVVMLELLSGKKSLDPSFSEYGNGFNIVEWTKLLVKEGRPSAVFSAQLWETGPRENLLGMLRLAYACTAETLSVRPSMKQVLEKLKHLKN from the coding sequence ATGGCATTTCTCTGGTTTTTGCTCTTTTCTTTCAGCTTCACACTCTCAAAATCCTCCACTCCCGACTCTGCTATTCTTCTGAGCTTCAAAGACTCCATTTTTTATGACCCTTCAAACCTTTTATCCACTTGGAACTCTTCTTCAAGTCACTGCTCATGGTATGGTGTCAAATGCGCTAACTCCTCTGATAAAGTGATAGCTTTGTCGCTTCCCCACAATGGGCTTTCCGGGGAGATCCCTGGTGTTATTGGAGACCTTAAGTTTTTGCAGGTTCTCCAAGTCCAAGGCAACAAATTTTCCGGCCAGATTCCGGTCCAGATAAGCTCTATCTCTTCTCTCAATGTTCTCAACTTGTCTTTCAACTCGTTTTCCGGTCATATACCAGATAAACTCATCGGTAACAGCAACTTGAAAGTTATCGACTTGTCCAATAATCTGTTTTCTGGTAGGATTAGCGTTGATAATTCTAGCAGGTGTGAGTTTTTGACTCATTTGAGCCTGTCTAATAACTCTCTTGTTGGCAATATACCCCCTGAGATTGGAAATTGCAAAAACTTGAGGACTTTGTTGCTTGATTACAACCTTTTAGAAGGCAAGATTCCAGCTGAAATAGGCCAAATTACTGAGCTTCGGGTTCTAGATGTTTCTAGGAACAGTCTCACTGATGAAATTCCAAAGGAGATAGCAGACTGTAAGAAATTATCAGCTCTTGTGCTAACCAATTTGATAGATTTCGGTTCTGATGCGAAAACAAGTTACATGGATGGTTTTCGAGGAGAATTCAATGCATTCGACCTCGGTGTTCCTTTTGAACTATTTTCCCATTCTAGTTTGGAGGTCTTGTGGGCGCCAAGAGCCAATCTTCGAGGGCGGTTGCCCGCTAAATGGAGTGAGTTTTGCTCACTCAGGGTCCTAAATTTGGGGCAGAATTACTTTGATGGTATGATACCAGAAAGCATTGTGATGTGCAAGAGCCTTACTTTCTTGGATTTGAGTTCCAATAATTTGTTTGGGTACCTTCCTTGGAAGCTAAATGTTCCTTGTATGACATACTTTAACATTAGTAGGAATAATATTTCTGGTAATATTCATGGATACAACAGGAAAGGCAGCTGTGATGGTTCCATGGTTTCTCAAGTTCTAGCGTCTAGTTCCACATGGGTTGAATTCAAGTATGGTAATCTTCCTTTTTGGGGTTCTAAGATGGGGTTGATGATGGATGAGAGTTTTGCAGTAGTCCATGATCTAAGCTGGAATAGTTTCACTGGCTCGATACCGGTGTTCTTCATCGCAGATCAGTTATTGGCTAGTGATAGTAAATTTTCATACAGGTTGCTACTGAATAATAACATGTTCAACGGTTCTTCTCATAAGGAGCTAATATCTGATTGTGATAAGCTGCAGAGTGTCTCGGTTAACTTGAATGAAAACAAGATAGTAGGTGGGATGGGGAAGACCTTTTTTCTTGATTGTGTACGGCTAATAGAGTTTGAAGCAGCATATAATCAGATTGAGGGATCCATAGATCCTTGTATTGGCAACTTGACGATGCTTGAATGGCTAGACCTTAGAGGAAATAGACTCTCTGGATCTTTGCCAAATCAGTTGGGGAAGTTGAAGAACCTGACATGGATATCTCTTGGAGAGAACAACTTAAGTGGAGAAATTCCACCCGAACTCGGTCAATTGGCATTGCTTAAGGTTCTTGATCTTTCCCACAATTTTCTTACAGGATCCATCCCTGCTAGCCTAACAAATGCTGGAAATCTTGAAACCATTTTACTCGACCACAATCGGCTTTATGGGGAAATACCCCCATCTTTCTCTTTGCTTTCTCATCTGACTGTTTTGGACCTTTCTTTTAATGACCTTTCCGGTTCGATACCAAGACTCCAGCATCAGACTAATTGCAGTTCCTTTAGAGGTAATAGACTTTTGCAGGAGTGTTTATTTTCTGCGGTACCCCCGGGCGGGCCTAGGGGTCCATCTAAATTTCAGAAAGGGAGGAATTCGGAACCTCTCATAATTGCAGCCATAACTTCTGCTTTTGTTCTGCTTTGTATGGTTGCAGTGGTTGTAATTATCTGTCGATTTAGAAGGAAAAAGGTTAGAAGACTTGGTGCTCTTGAAGAAAAAGTGGTGGTGACTTTTGCTGATGCTCCAAATGAGCTGAATTATGATAATGTAGTTAGTGCTACAGGTAACTTTAGTACCCGAAACCTCATTGGTATGGGTGGATTTGGATCAACGTACAAAGCAGAGTTGGTCCCAGGCTATCATGTAGCTGTAAAGAAGCTTTATATTGGTCGATTTCAAGGTGTTCAGCAATTTGATGCAGAGATAAGAACACTAGGAAGAATTCGACATAAGAACCTTGTAACTCTTATTGGATATTATGTTGgggaaaatgaaatgtttttaatttacaattacCTTTCTGGTGGAAACCTTGAGACTTTCATTCATGACAAGTCCGGAAAAAACGAACAGTGGTTAGTTATCTACAATATAACAGTGGATATAGCTCAGGCTCTTGCTTACCTCCATTACTCGTGTGTTCCCCGGATAGTTCATCGAGACATCAAGCCAAGCAACATTCTGCTTGATGAAAATCTTAATGCCTTCCTCTCGGACTTTGGGTTGGCTAGGCTTTTAGAAGTTTCGGAGACCCATGCCACCACAGATGTTGCTGGCACATTTGGTTATGTAGCACCAGAATATGCAACAACATGCCGGGTCTCCGACAAGGCAGATGTGTACAGTTTTGGTGTTGTAATGTTAGAATTGCTGTCAGGAAAGAAGTCCCTTGATCCATCATTTTCCGAGTATGGAAATGGATTCAACATTGTTGAATGGACCAAGTTGTTGGTCAAGGAAGGGCGTCCTTCAGCGGTGTTCTCTGCTCAATTGTGGGAAACTGGACCTAGGGAGAATCTCTTGGGAATGCTTAGGCTTGCATATGCCTGTACAGCGGAGACACTTTCTGTTCGGCCATCAATGAagcaagttcttgaaaaattaaagcatttgaaaaactga
- the LOC105802410 gene encoding putative serine/threonine-protein kinase: MSTNLAAILGGAAGAVALVGIVGLLIWFCLFHKRGVSRTSETGSSDPSVQGRHIGVQLSLREARRFELRELSLATKNFSDRNLIGEGKFGEVYKGLLQDGMLVAIKKRAGAPSQEFIDEACYLSSIQHRNLVTLLGYCQENNQQFLVYEYIPNGSVSIHLYGVGQVSAQKIEFKHRLSIALGAAKGLAHLHSLSPRLVHKDFKTANVLVDENFIAKVADAGLRNFLGRIDVAGPSSQVTADEIFLAPEVREFRRFSEKSDVYSFGVFLLELVSGREASELPSSNSTENLVEWVQNSHDYSNISSSIDSRLGSSFTAEGMEEFIRLTVRCLEPSSERRPTMSYVVAELDRILDKEMSLTTVMGEGSPTVTLGSQLFRATK, translated from the exons ATGTCAACGAATCTTGCAGCAATATTAGGAGGTGCTGCAGGAGCCGTGGCATTGGTGGGGATAGTTGGCTTGCTTATATGGTTCTGCCTATTTCACAAACGGGGTGTTTCAAGAACATCCGAGACCGGATCTTCGGATCCCTCTGTTCAAG GAAGACATATTGGGGTCCAGTTGTCACTGCGGGAAGCTAGACGGTTTGAGTTGAGGGAGTTGTCTTTGGCGACCAAAAATTTCAGTGATAGAAACCTGATCGGGGAAGGGAAATTTGGTGAGGTATATAAAGGTTTGCTTCAAGATGGAATGTTGGTTGCTATCAAAAAGCGAGCTGGAGCTCCTAGTCAGGAATTCATTGATGAG GCATGCTATCTTTCATCTATTCAGCATCGGAATCTTGTCACTCTTTTGGGCTACTGCCAGGAAAATAATCAACAATTTCTTGTTTACGAATATATACCCAATGGAAGCGTTTCCATTCACTTGTACG GAGTTGGTCAAGTCTCAGCTCAGAAGATAGAATTCAAGCATAGACTTTCAATAGCTCTAGGTGCAGCTAAAG GCTTGGCTCATCTCCACTCTTTAAGTCCTCGATTGGTACATAAAGATTTCAAAACGGCAAATGTTCTTGTAGATGAGAATTTTATAGCAAAGGTTGCGGATGCAGGACTGCGTAATTTTCTGGGAAGAATTGATGTTGCTGGACCTTCTTCTCAAGTGACAGCAGATGAGATATTTCTTGCTCCTGA GGTGAGGGAGTTTAGACGTTTTTCCGAAAAAAGTGATGTGTATAGTTTCGGAGTATTCCTTTTGGAGTTAGTAAGTGGGCGAGAAGCATCAGAATTACCATCTTCAAACTCCACAGAGAACCTTGTCGAGTGG GTGCAAAATAGCCACGATTACAGCAACATTTCCAGCAGCATTGATTCAAGGTTGGGCAGTAGCTTCACAGCTGAAGGCATGGAGGAATTCATAAGGTTAACCGTCCGATGTTTGGAACCATCGAGCGAGAGGAGACCGACCATGAGCTATGTTGTAGCGGAACTTGATCGGATACTCGATAAAGAGATGAGCTTGACGACGGTGATGGGGGAAGGAAGCCCAACTGTGACCCTTGGAAGCCAGCTTTTTAGAgcaacaaaatag
- the LOC105802415 gene encoding B2 protein, translated as MGSMDSFWQLGDYLRGQSKASEDNHWLMVASKLAEQTRTKGERLSNLDLSKGPAEIRTRDKFGFREDNKFENLNFNMLNLDSKIGDNVSKSSFRNGTYNINAVYQKNNSNSLGNLAGNKYSGNNHSSKYVNNNSSTSNNNSNENSANNAVDKRFKTLPAAETLPRNEVLGGYIFVCNNDTMQEDLKRQLFGLPPRYRDSVRAITPGLPLFLYNYTTHQLHGIFEAATFGGSNIDPTAWEDKKCKGESRFPAQVRICIRKLCKALEEDAFRPVLHHYDGPKFRLELSVPETLDLLDLCEQAGSP; from the exons ATGGGGAGCATGGATAGCTTTTGGCAGCTGGGGGATTATCTTCGAGGACAATCAAAAGCCTCAGAGGATAACCATTGGCTGATGGTTGCCTCTAAATTGGCTGAGCAGACGAGGACAAAGGGTGAACGCCTGAGCAATCTTGATCTTTCGAAGGGTCCAGCTGAAATAAGGACAAGGGATAAATTTGGTTTCCGGGAAGACAACAAATTCGAGAACCTTAACTTCAATATGTTAAACTTGGACTCCAAGATTGGAGATAATGTAAGCAAAAGCTCATTCCGAAATGGTACCTACAATATAAATGCTGTTTACCagaaaaataatagcaataGCCTGGGAAACCTGGCTGGCAACAAATATAGCGGCAATAATCATAGCAGCAAATATGTCAATAATAACAGCAGCACCAGCAATAACAACAGCAACGAGAACAGTGCAAACAATGCTGTTGACAAACGGTTCAAGACATTGCCTGCAGCTGAGACACTCCCGAGAAATGAGGTGCTTGGAGGATACATTTTTGTTTGTAACAATGATACAATGCAGGAAGATCTAAAGCGGCAGCTATTTG GTTTACCACCAAGATATAGGGACTCTGTTCGGGCAATTACACCTGGCTTACCTCTATTTCTCTATAACTATACTACTCATCAGTTGCATGGTATTTTTGAG GCAGCAACTTTTGGGGGTTCTAACATCGATCCAACTGCTTGGGAAGACAAAAAATGCAAAGGCGAGTCAAGGTTTCCTGCTCAG GTGAGAATCTGTATTAGGAAACTCTGCAAGGCATTGGAAGAGGATGCGTTTAGGCCAGTCTTGCACCACTATGATGGCCCCAAGTTTCGTCTCGAGCTCTCAGTTCCTGAG ACGTTGGATCTATTAGACCTTTGTGAACAAGCAGGTTCTCCATAA